From the Lathyrus oleraceus cultivar Zhongwan6 chromosome 4, CAAS_Psat_ZW6_1.0, whole genome shotgun sequence genome, one window contains:
- the LOC127074244 gene encoding expansin-like B1 yields the protein MSLYLCFSSQNYLVYCFKVKNKSHCLLYLIVFVHIYLRQMEFGFKYQISLVCVILLFPVLCNCNKEYYAKSRASYYGTSDGYGNSRGACGFGDYGKIVNDGSVAAVSAKLWKNGGGCGACYQVRCKIPQYCDDNGAYVVVTDYGEGDRTDFILSPRAFSRLGRNAVTSEKLKKYGVLDVEYKRVPCTFKGNNIVYEINENSRNPGYFAINILYVGGTYEVTAVEIWQKQQHQWEAMRRSYGAVFDFANPPEGEIRLRFQVSSNVGSNWVGSRFTIPAGWKAGATYSTKIQPY from the exons ATGTCTCTGTATCTTTGTTTTTCATCTCAAAATTATCTTGTTTATTGCTTCAAAGTAAAAAATAAAAGTCATTGTTTATTGTATTTGATTGTGTTCGTTCATATATATTTAAGACAAATGGAGTTTGGTTTTAAGTATCAAATTAGCCTTGTTTGTGTTATACTGTTATTTCCAGTACTATGTAACTGCAACAAAGAATATTATGCCAAATCAAGAGCTTCCTATTATGGCACTTCTGACGGCTATGGAAATTCAA GGGGAGCTTGTGGTTTTGGAGACTATGGAAAGATAGTCAATGACGGCAGTGTCGCAGCTGTTTCTGCCAAGTTGTGGAAGAATGGAGGAGGATGCGGTGCATGTTATCAA GTGAGATGCAAAATACCACAATATTGTGATGATAATGGAGCATATGTGGTGGTGACAGACTATGGTGAGGGAGATAGAACTGATTTCATATTGAGTCCACGTGCCTTTTCAAGATTGGGGCGCAATGCAGTTACATCAGAAAAATTAAAGAAATATGGAGTGTTGGATGTTGAATATAAAAGGGTTCCTTGTACATTTAAAGGCAACAATATTGTATACGAAATCAATGAAAATAGTAGAAACCCGGGCTATTTCGCTATCAATATTCTTTATGTTGGAGGAACATACGAAGTTACTGCTGTTGAGATCTGGCAG AAACAACAACACCAATGGGAAGCTATGCGTAGATCTTATGGTGCTGTTTTTGACTTTGCTAACCCACCAGAAGGTGAAATCCGATTGAGGTTTCAAGTGAGTAGCAATGTTGGGTCCAATTGGGTGGGATCACGGTTCACAATACCTGCAGGTTGGAAGGCAGGTGCTACTTATTCCACCAAGATTCAGCCTTATTAA